The Apium graveolens cultivar Ventura chromosome 11, ASM990537v1, whole genome shotgun sequence genome has a window encoding:
- the LOC141695716 gene encoding uncharacterized protein LOC141695716 gives MPILPNQSAFIEGRLLIDNALITFEINHYIKRRSQGKNGVAGLKIDVSKAYEWLEWNFIEGMLQKYGFQEVWIQRIMVCIKTVSYSFIQKGTVFGEVRPQRGIRQGDPISPYLYILCAEGLSSIIKRNEEVGLLHGCSIARRAPVMSHLLFADDYYFFFKAVESEARVMQRIIKRYETLSGQAVNFNKSTITFSPNTNADTRETICDILGVRESTSPGKYLGIPMTVGRKKSEVFKFLTDRVRQKVQNWKNASISKAGEVCNVIQRQMNIYWWSNGNNSKGAKYYPNTDFLNATLGENPSYMWRSVLSAQEVIKKGCRGSIGTGTDTYVWKVPWLPSIDNGYLTTSMPSELANTKVCDLMEIQEKKWDDVILRDLFNERDAQLIQQIPLYLREFAHEVWDSLGMLQWIKPSPAISLLASWKVAQLERARSISKAAGTSMQKWQAPQKNWLKINIDAATFTDLRSIGIGAVIRDENDGFVRAMCKQVRGTWSPREVEGLSLKEALSWVKQHGFKCCVFETDSKLLAEACNGNP, from the exons ATGCCGATTTTACCAAATCAGAGTGCGTTTATAGAGGGTCGATTATTAATAGATAATGCTTTGATCACGTTCGAGATTAATCATTATATTAAACGTCGATCTCAAGGAAAAAATGGAGTAGCAGGGCTAAAAATTGACGTCTCTAAGGCATACGAATGGTTAGAGTGGAATTTTATTGAAGGAATGTTGCAAAAGTATGGCTTTCAAGAGGTATGGATTCAGCGAATTATGGTTTGTATTAAGACTGTCTCTTATAGTTTTATACAAAAAGGTACAGTGTTTGGCGAAGTTCGACCTCAGCGGGGAATTAGGCAAGGGGACCCTATCTCCCCATACCTTTATATTCTTTGTGCTGAGGGGCTTAGCTCCATTATTAAAAGAAACGAAGAAGTGGGATTGCTACATGGCTGTAGTATTGCAAGGAGAGCACCGGTTATGTCTCATTTATTATTCGCGGACGATTATTATTTCTTTTTCAAGGCAGTTGAGTCTGAGGCTAGGGTGATGCAGAGGATTATAAAGAGGTACGAGACACTATCTGGGCAAGCTGTGAATTTTAATAAATCCACGATCACTTTCAGTCCAAATACAAATGCAGATACTCGTGAGACAATCTGTGATATCTTGGGAGTTCGAGAGAGTACAAGTCCGGGAAAGTATTTAGGAATCCCAATGACAGTTGGACGAAAAAAGTCTGAGGTGTTTAAGTTTTTAACTGATAGAGTGCGACAAAAGGTGCAGAATTGGAAAAATGCATCAATTTCCAAGGCAG GGGAAGTATGTAATGTGATTCAGAGACAAATGAACATTTATTGGTGGAGTAATGGCAATAATAGCAAAGGG GCCAAGTACTATCCAAATACAGATTTTTTAAATGCAACATTGGGAGAAAATCCAAGTTATATGTGGAGAAGTGTTCTTTCAGCTCAAGAGGTGATAAAAAAAGGGTGTCGTGGGAGTATTGGGACTGGGACGGATACGTATGTATGGAAGGTTCCTTGGCTGCCTTCAATAGATAATGGGTACTTGACAACAAGCATGCCATCGGAACTAGCAAATACAAAAGTTTGTGATTTAATGGAGATTCAGGAGAAGAAATGGGATGATGTTATACTTAGGGATCTATTTAATGAACGGGATGCTCAGCTGATACAGCAGATACCTCTGTATTTGAGGGAG TTTGCACATGAGGTATGGGATTCCTTAGGCATGTTACAGTGGATTAAACCTTCACCAG CAATTAGCTTACTGGCAAGTTGGAAGGTGGCTCAGTTGGAACGTGCAAGGAGCATTTCAAAGGCAGCGGGAACTAGTATGCAGAAGTGGCAAGCACCACAAAAAAATTGGCTGAAGATCAATATAGATGCAGCTACATTTACTGATCTCAGGAGTATAGGTATTGGCGCAGTGATTCGAGATGAAAATGATGGATTTGTAAGGGCAATGTGCAAACAGGTAAGAGGAACGTGGTCACCGCGAGAAGTAGAAGGCTTGAGTCTTAAAGAAGCTTTGTCATGGGTGAAACAACATGGATTTAAATGTTGTGTGTTCGAGACGGACTCAAAATTGTTGGCAGAAGCATGTAATGGGAATCCATGA
- the LOC141698054 gene encoding monolignol oxidoreductase AtBBE-like 13 — translation MASSISVTLSSILILILAQIATSNPIQDSFYQCLALNTESSPIPFSSCFYTPNVTSFNSVLQSTAQNLRCLAPTVPKPELIFTPVHETHVQAAVVCVKKLGIQLRIRSGGHDYEGQSYTSEMEPPFVVVDLSKLRNISVDIENGTAWVQAGATIGEVYYRIAEKSKVHAFPAGLCTSLGIGGHITGGAYGTMMRKYGLGADNVIDAKIVDANGTILDRKSMGEDYFWAIRGGGGGSFGVILSWKMKLVQIPENVTVFTVPKTIEQNGTKILLKWQQVAADKLDEDLFLRVFIQPVNSTKKGERTIETSYQGLFLGSTNRLLEVMETTFPELGLQAKDCIEMSWIESVLYVAQYPSTVPTKALLAGKSTFKNYFKAKSDFVKEPIPESGLQGIWTRFYQEDSPLMIWNPYGGKMGNIPESEIPFPHRKGVLYKIQYVTSWYDEAKDSVKKHEDWMQKFYDYMAAYVSKSPRTAYVNYRDLDLGMNKYGNASIKEASAWGNRYFKDNFNRLVQVKTKVDPQNFFRHEQSIPVQ, via the coding sequence ATGGCATCTTCAATCTCTGTCACACTTTCCagtattttaattctaattttagCTCAAATTGCTACTTCAAATCCTATTCAAGATAGTTTTTATCAGTGTCTTGCTCTAAATACTGAGTCATCTCCAATTCCATTTTCCTCGTGCTTTTACACCCCGAATGTCACTTCATTTAACTCTGTTCTTCAATCTACTGCACAGAATTTAAGGTGTTTGGCACCAACTGTGCCCAAACCTGAGCTTATTTTCactcctgtacatgaaactcaTGTACAAGCTGCAGTCGTATGCGTGAAAAAACTTGGAATTCAACTTAGAATTCGAAGTGGTGGCCATGATTATGAAGGCCAATCTTATACTTCTGAAATGGAACCACCGTTCGTTGTGGTTGATCTATCGAAGCTTCGAAACATTAGTGTTGATATAGAAAATGGCACTGCATGGGTCCAAGCTGGTGCAACCATTGGTGAAGTGTATTACAGGATTGCTGAGAAAAGCAAAGTTCATGCCTTTCCAGCTGGACTTTGCACGAGTTTAGGGATTGGTGGGCACATTACAGGCGGCGCTTATGGTACCATGATGAGAAAATACGGCCTTGGTGCTGACAACGTTATTGATGCTAAAATCGTCGACGCAAATGGTACGATTCTGGACCGAAAATCAATGGGTGAAGATTACTTTTGGGCCATCAGAGGAGGTGGTGGAGGAAGTTTTGGGGTCATCTTATCTTGGAAGATGAAGTTAGTACAAATTCCGGAAAATGTAACTGTATTTACAGTTCCAAAAACCATAGAACAAAACGGCACAAAGATTCTACTAAAATGGCAACAAGTTGCAGCAGATAAACTTGATGAGGATTTGTTCCTCAGAGTGTTCATACAACCTGTGAATTCTACTAAAAAAGGCGAGAGGACAATTGAAACTTCttatcaaggcttgtttcttgGATCAACTAATAGGCTACTCGAAGTCATGGAAACAACTTTTCCAGAATTGGGCTTGCAGGCTAAAGATTGCATAGAAATGAGCTGGATCGAATCGGTTCTGTATGTTGCACAATATCCAAGTACTGTACCTACTAAAGCCCTCCTAGCCGGTAAATCAACGTTTAAGAACTACTTCAAAGCCAAATCTGATTTTGTGAAAGAACCGATTCCTGAAAGTGGGCTTCAAGGGATTTGGACTAGATTTTACCAAGAGGATTCACCCTTGATGATCTGGAATCCATATGGTGGAAAAATGGGAAATATTCCTGAATCAGAAATTCCATTTCCTCACAGGAAAGGTGTCCTATACAAAATTCAGTATGTCACATCATGGTATGATGAAGCGAAAGATTCAGTTAAAAAGCACGAGGACTGGATGCAGAAGTTTTACGATTACATGGCTGCCTATGTTTCCAAGTCTCCCAGAACTGCATATGTGAATTACAGAGATCTTGATCTGGGAATGAACAAGTATGGAAATGCTAGCATTAAAGAGGCAAGTGCTTGGGGCAACAGATATTTCAAGGACAATTTTAATCGACTGGTTCAAGTAAAGACTAAAGTTGATCCACAAAACTTCTTCAGACATGAACAAAGCATCCCAGTACAATGA